The proteins below come from a single Garra rufa chromosome 3, GarRuf1.0, whole genome shotgun sequence genomic window:
- the ric3a gene encoding uncharacterized protein ric3a, producing MLTLIFQQLTSKDKPHRPGCRFPILQSEYTFEEMPTCQLVQMQARMSEKAREKKISKVVHPSTWSRRSTRKREERKLKQLKEISQIMRERQLREGATPEEEAEEAPYTADWEGYPEETYPEFKMSSRRRRFPSVILEEPDQVIPTAEELAERMEKEEEEEDEPDDACTNEEVKVENNEGEKEEDDEEEDEEDEDEEEEDEDDIGEDQPCLPKSIDEDDEKLEYLDEKEEEQKPTRRRQITFSDHRHVFHYPKGGAVGCKYEEEEEEEHDGEEEEQEEEDDDEGNEEEENGEDCEEEEEEEEEDQRNEDGQGETETEKEEEDPLMEAESLGFNDDVECDPEEQEVDLIDFLQTYQPEVTVISNKSELSKAQASGTLRMRHKKQKVKK from the exons ATGCTTACTTTGATCTTTCAACAGCTGACCTCAAAGGACAAACCTCATCGACCAGGGTGCAGATTCCCTATACTGCAGTCAGAATACACATTTGAAGAGATGC CTACTTGTCAGCTGGTGCAGATGCAAGCCAGAATGAGTGAAAAAGCCAGAGAAAAGAAAATATCTAAAGTTGTCCACCCATCTACCTG GTCACGCAGGAGCACACGGAAACGTGAGGAGAGAAAGCTCAAACAGCTAAAAGAAATCAGCCAAATAATGCGGGAGAGACAGTTGCGAGAAGGAGCCACGCCGGAGGAGGAGGCAGAGGAAGCCCCCTACACTGCAGATTGGGAAG GCTATCCAGAGGAGACCTACCCAGAGTTTAAAATGTCCTCCCGCAGACGCAGATTTCCTAGTGTTATACTTGAAGAACCGGACCAAGTCATACCTACAGCAGAAGAGCTTGCTGAGAGAATGGaaaaagaagaagaggaagaggatGAGCCTGATGATGCATGTACTAATGAGGAGGTGAAAGTAGAGAATAATGAAGGAGAAAAAGAAGAGGATGACGAAGAGGAAGATGAAGAAGATGAGGATGAGGAGGAAGAAGATGAGGACGACATTGGAGAAGATCAACCCTGTCTTCCGAAAAGCATTGATGAGGATGATGAGAAACTCGAGTACCTAGATGAAAAAGAAGAGGAACAGAAACCAACCAGAAGACGGCAAATCACCTTCAGTGATCACAGACACGTTTTTCATTATCCAAAGGGTGGAGCTGTTGGATGCAAGtatgaggaagaggaggaagaagaacatgatggagaagaagaagaacaggaggaggaggatgatgatGAAGGGAATGAAGAGGAAGAAAATGGTGAAGActgtgaagaagaagaagaagaggaggaggaagatcAACGTAATGAAGATGGCCAGGGGGAGACGGAGAcagagaaggaggaggaggatcCACTGATGGAGGCTGAGAGCCTGGGATTTAATGATGATGTAGAATGTGATCCTGAGGAACAGGAAGTAGACCTCATTGACTTCCTACAAACATACCAACCTGAGGTAACCGTCATCTCCAACAAGTCAGAGTTATCCAAGGCTCAAGCCTCTGGGACTCTTCGAATGCGTCACAAGAAACAAAAGGTGAAGAAGTGA